One genomic segment of Brassica napus cultivar Da-Ae chromosome A3, Da-Ae, whole genome shotgun sequence includes these proteins:
- the LOC106441048 gene encoding WAT1-related protein At4g30420-like: MGNVEEYKPVIAMLGLQLCYAGVTLTSEATLVNGLSPRVFILYRQAFATIFIFPFILFSRGRSKISNLDRRSFSLIFMASLIGITLYQNLYFEGIYLASSSMGSAMCNMIPAFTFVVSFLAGYEKVNFRNIRGLAKILGTVICVVGAVSMALIRGPKILNSEFSLPIAKSLLGDIKDQNLWLLGCLLVFVSTLCWSFSLIVQVPISAYYPDHLSLSAWLCLFSTIQCAIITFFLEKDPKAWILHSYSELATCLYAGVVTSALSTTVQAWVISQRGPLFSAMFSPLATVIVTILASMFLKEEMYTGSLIGGLFVIMGLYMVLWGKAKDVDVMIIQEQIDDSKNSEVKIQIEDSSDTEKCNKDLKKPLLS; the protein is encoded by the exons aTGGGGAATGTAGAGGAGTACAAGCCGGTGATAGCCATGTTGGGGCTGCAACTGTGTTATGCAGGAGTGACTCTTACCTCAGAAGCTACTTTGGTTAATGGACTAAGCCCTCGGGTTTTTATCCTATATAGGCAAGCCTTTGCAACCATTTTCATCTTCCCATTTATCCTCTTCTCAAG GGGAAGATCGAAGATATCTAATTTGGATCGAAGAAGCTTTTCTTTAATATTCATGGCCTCGCTTATAGG CATTACCCTGTATCAAAATCTGTATTTTGAAGGTATTTACTTAGCTTCATCGTCAATGGGAAGTGCCATGTGTAACATGATCCCTGCATTCACCTTCGTAGTCTCATTTCTCGCCGg ATATGAAAAGGTGAATTTCCGGAATATCAGAGGCTTAGCGAAGATATTAGGGACGGTCATATGTGTAGTAGGAGCCGTCTCCATGGCTCTGATTCGTGGACCAAAGATTCTCAACTCGGAATTTTCTTTACCGATAGCGAAATCGTTACTAGGAGATATCAAGGACCAGAACTTATGGCTGCTTGGTTGTTTATTGGTGTTCGTTAGCACTCTTTGCTGGTCTTTTTCGCTCATTGTTCAG GTTCCAATCTCTGCCtattacccagaccacctctcTTTATCAGCGTGGCTGTGTTTATTCAGCACGATACAATGTGCAATCATCACTTTCTTTCTCGAGAAAGACCCAAAGGCGTGGATTCTCCATTCTTACTCCGAGTTAGCGACGTGTCTCTACGCT GGAGTTGTGACGTCAGCGCTTTCTACTACGGTCCAAGCTTGGGTAATATCTCAAAGAGGCCCTTTGTTCTCAGCAATGTTTAGTCCTCTCGCTACAGTCATTGTCACAATCTTGGCTTCTATGTTCCTTAAAGAAGAGATGTACACCGGAAG TTTAATCGGAGGATTATTTGTGATCATGGGACTTTACATGGTGCTCTGGGGTAAAGCAAAAGATGTTGATGTCATGATAATTCAAGAACAGATAGACGATAGTAAGAACTCAGAAGTGAAGATTCAAATCGAGGATTCTTCAGACACTGAAAAGTGTAACAAAGATCTG